In a genomic window of Candidatus Binatia bacterium:
- a CDS encoding right-handed parallel beta-helix repeat-containing protein produces MQAQSPATPWKTISRALQLVQSGNTIHVAPGLYVESAETRFPGVTLRAMGGGDVVVTPPGNPPTGVGLVVAHHDITVDGITFRGGVHGIRADGADGLDIRNCTAIGQSANGFTVVNTTGAIVQNSVAASAGSRGIFIDHSSEAYVRNNLVYGNGEWGIDLENTNASEPQPPLSTGNVVAFNTVAFNGDVAGEGGLRLRNAIGQVRDNIVVGNVAVGIRLEAPGSAVFRNLLFDNPTPINPSTYPLGEGMLAVDPQLVDPDGPDNVLGGDGYADDDFSLAPTSPAIDAGSGPTDEVDIGGSTTGGPADTGVADLGYHTGAPTSSGAPPMTSGPATYYVDAVLGDDTRTKSEAQSPATPWKSINRALANGNGATTGDTVLVAPGTYVEAVSTAVGGITLRATGEAIVQPPSGSAFDIDVPDFLLDGFTIQGGVHGVRATGADGLTVRRCTITGQNANGVVVLDTTGATIELNVIEGVGQRGVLAQRSSELYIRNNEISSSGEWGIQIDASGLGTTSTGNVVELNTLSGNGATTTTGGIQLVNATGELRDNTFEGGYRAVYALQAPGIVIRRSQMTGQAQNAISLVEASDALIDSNVILNAGGRGIHLRAGSGYVRNNLVVDSGEEGIHLDSSGKDANEQPYPISTGNVVAFNTVVGSGAPGLASGIRLQKAVGEIRDNVVANNPERGIKVDTAPTFIHHNLVFGSLKPFEIDNDQPPVLWANLAADPAFADAANGDYRLLASSPAIDAGSGPVASVDISGSARADGEPDAGTADLGHHVDAEPSTGTPPPPAPTPTPPVPTPTPPPGGGTTYHVDCALGSDSNSNAAAQNPATPWKTLQNAVNRVSFGDVIVVANGTCEITNEVDVDRSGIVLRAAEPFGTLVRRHGNGNAFNIAGDSVTLEGFVIESAQRGVLVANSESSKQIRDVVLRGLHVRPLDTELAGNGITVRDAENITIEDSIVHGALAAGVLLKRVVNAYVRNNLVYGNGFKPGSPDWGISFDNTADDGGHPPVSTGNIAAFNTVYNNRHGLRFVNTAGEIRDNIAAMNTGSGIKFDQGGLATLVHHNDSFGNAINYETPSPFQLWASNLSVDPLFVDPDNDDFRLQQTAAGDPQQSPLVDEGSGPVSELDVTGSTRSDGVADEGIADMGFHYGAMSAGDPGGPTPPPLGSTFYVDCTLGDDNHSKWEAQFPWNAWRTIAFAMSQIESGETVIVRPGVCEEIVTIGRPNVTLRAEERGATIIAAPQDAVGVRVRRDGVVLDGFVVRSNKEGVIVAKANSSEAIANVRVRNLRVGPRTAPAIAQNGIRVVAGIAVIVENSIVEDVAQKGIVFKGGFANYARNNVVVGSGEWGIDFDSGDVGDGFVSPVNVAAFNTLYANGATGAHGGIRFHRASGEIRDNLVVASSGIGIKTDSQPTYVHHNGLFANPRQIDFEGASPPEIWSNVEQDPLLVDPNNGDFRLQHTATGHAADSPMKDAGSGPPAARDISGSTRTDGMPDDGIADIGYHEGAASTTGLPPILTPPSGTTYYVDAQIGSDTRAATDALSPATPWKTITRALAANGAPSGSTVLVQTGTYVEAPKSSKGDIELRAVGTVIVQPPAGQIGITIDHPGFVVEGFTVQGGQHGIRAATADGVVIRDCTTQGQTFNGIYVTDTNGAVIDSNVVRDATQRGILIEKSTGAYVRNNLVRDSGEWGIEFKNGPLPAPSANNVVAFNTVVGSGRLLAAGGIRFDHTTGEIRDNILASNSTIGIETDTAPTLVHHNLIWDSAVELEIESAQPPTLWANLLATPPGFVDAEAGNFRLQHAAAGQPSTSAAVNAGSGNVGTRDISGTTRSDGVADDGVADLGYHAQAQPTDGTPPPFATPPDEVPQPGTGPTYYVNPTTGSNARSLVEARSPETPWQTIGHAMSRVSPGDVIVLQPGTYFEQADFAQHAVTLRGEGALGDVVIVPPDGTSGINVDTLQNVRIANLVVQGGAQGITAIRANGIRITGVAVVSPSAVGIRIRQTNGAWIDGSIVTGAGTYGILLPRTRNAYVHNNLIYANAEWAVSIDSDGFATQPGNIVAFNTIHQNGNGVRLLNASGEIRDNNFTETVDLALYLAGPNISVHHNNFSANGRDRDKKSEYSDTIVVWNNIGKNPRYEKPAGADGILGGLGWADDDFRLEQLDAGGEFASPVVDAGSGPVTALDIGGTTRVDGVPDTGVADIGFHYDAPPAVAPPTPVTPPAVITHTYYVGPNGNDANSTVTARNPATPWKTIAWALSRVAPGDTIVVLPGIYPEIGDLQIVDAGVTVMAQVPGQAAIVLPPGRTGFVVEPGVTDVTIDGFQIRNASNSGISGKEGANNLTIRNCAVIGSANDGIRVINVSGVTIMDSVVASSGESGIALINTSDALVRNNLLYDNGEWGLHIDSTNAALSTGNLVAENTAAFNVNGGIRLANANGEVRDNIAAYGNIGISIQHPANAAQALLLHNGFFAVNKHLDPPEYVFCGGCVQNLEIDPRFVNPAGNDGVRGGNGWADDDFRLSQIAAGQSSQSDAVDFGSANASALGATGTTATSGAPDVGVADIGFHYASSSRALPVPPPPGAPTPTPSATPTPTPTPTPTVTVTPTPTPTPTVTPTPTPTVTPTPTVTPTPTATPTPTATPTPTPTATPPGIVLYVNPTLGSDAHTRAQAMSPQTPWKTLRHAVNQAVAGDVLMLAPGDYVESNFVQTRAPMVRIRGTGADRSATRITVSNGSDVFRIRHPDVVIENLWVDGGQNGIRAYKNATNLRLDGLAVTNSAVDGIVVEHARGVEILRTIVTGASNHGIRTTKARLLLLRDLDVYANGRNGLELFGGNAEAAFLTVHANGFRGIRATKIYLHLHHSLLTDQAVGAGLFIGKGKKAVTVDHVLFAGNRRDINDTNPPVIVQPLPGTVLTGQDPLYVDPDGDDGQLGGAHWADDDLSLRQPPAYAETSPAVDASTYLAADLGVTGSTKSWGGPPDVGLADFGAHR; encoded by the coding sequence GTGCAGGCGCAGTCGCCGGCGACGCCGTGGAAGACCATCTCGCGCGCGCTGCAGCTCGTGCAGTCGGGCAACACAATCCACGTCGCGCCCGGCCTCTACGTCGAGTCCGCGGAGACGCGCTTCCCGGGCGTGACGCTGCGGGCGATGGGCGGCGGCGACGTCGTCGTCACGCCGCCGGGCAATCCGCCGACGGGTGTGGGCCTGGTGGTCGCGCACCACGACATCACGGTGGACGGCATCACGTTCCGCGGCGGCGTGCACGGCATCCGCGCGGACGGCGCGGACGGGCTCGACATCCGCAACTGCACCGCGATCGGTCAGAGCGCGAACGGCTTCACGGTCGTCAACACGACCGGCGCCATCGTGCAGAACTCGGTCGCCGCCTCGGCGGGCAGCCGCGGCATCTTCATCGACCACTCGAGCGAGGCCTACGTCCGCAACAACCTGGTGTACGGCAACGGCGAGTGGGGCATCGACCTCGAGAACACGAACGCGAGCGAGCCGCAGCCGCCGCTGTCGACCGGCAACGTGGTCGCGTTCAACACGGTCGCCTTCAACGGCGACGTCGCGGGTGAGGGAGGGCTGCGGCTCAGGAACGCGATCGGCCAGGTGCGCGACAACATCGTCGTCGGCAACGTGGCGGTCGGCATCCGGCTCGAAGCGCCCGGCAGCGCCGTCTTCCGCAACCTGCTGTTCGACAACCCGACGCCGATCAATCCGTCGACCTACCCGCTCGGCGAGGGCATGCTCGCGGTCGACCCGCAGCTCGTCGATCCCGACGGTCCGGACAACGTGCTCGGCGGCGACGGCTACGCCGACGACGACTTCTCGCTCGCGCCGACGAGCCCGGCGATCGACGCCGGCTCGGGACCGACCGACGAGGTCGACATCGGCGGCTCGACGACCGGCGGCCCCGCGGACACCGGCGTCGCCGACCTGGGCTACCACACGGGCGCCCCGACCTCGTCCGGCGCGCCGCCGATGACGAGTGGACCTGCGACCTACTACGTCGACGCCGTGCTCGGCGACGACACGCGCACGAAGTCCGAGGCGCAGTCGCCCGCGACGCCGTGGAAGAGCATCAACCGCGCGCTCGCGAACGGCAACGGCGCCACGACGGGCGACACCGTGCTGGTCGCGCCCGGCACCTACGTCGAGGCGGTCTCGACCGCAGTCGGCGGCATCACGCTGCGCGCGACCGGCGAGGCGATCGTGCAGCCGCCGAGCGGCAGCGCGTTCGACATCGACGTTCCGGACTTTCTGCTCGACGGCTTCACCATCCAGGGCGGCGTGCACGGCGTGCGCGCGACCGGCGCGGACGGATTGACGGTCCGCCGCTGCACGATCACCGGACAGAACGCGAACGGCGTGGTGGTGCTCGACACGACCGGCGCGACGATCGAGCTGAACGTCATCGAGGGCGTCGGGCAGCGCGGCGTCCTCGCGCAGAGATCGTCCGAGCTCTACATCCGCAACAACGAGATCAGCAGCAGCGGCGAGTGGGGCATCCAGATCGACGCCTCGGGGCTCGGCACGACCTCGACCGGCAACGTCGTGGAGCTCAACACGCTGAGCGGCAACGGCGCCACGACCACGACGGGCGGCATCCAGCTCGTCAACGCGACAGGCGAGCTGCGCGACAACACGTTCGAGGGTGGCTACCGCGCGGTGTACGCCCTGCAGGCGCCGGGGATCGTCATCCGCCGCTCGCAGATGACGGGTCAAGCACAGAACGCGATCTCGCTCGTCGAGGCGAGCGACGCGCTGATCGACAGCAACGTCATCCTGAACGCGGGCGGGCGCGGCATCCACCTGCGCGCGGGCAGCGGTTACGTGCGCAACAACCTCGTCGTCGACAGCGGCGAGGAAGGCATCCACCTCGACAGCAGCGGCAAGGACGCGAACGAGCAGCCGTACCCGATCTCGACCGGCAACGTCGTGGCGTTCAACACGGTGGTCGGCAGCGGCGCGCCCGGGCTCGCCTCCGGCATCCGCCTGCAGAAGGCGGTCGGCGAGATTCGCGACAACGTCGTCGCCAACAACCCGGAGCGCGGCATCAAGGTCGACACCGCGCCGACCTTCATCCACCACAACCTCGTCTTCGGCAGCCTGAAGCCGTTCGAGATCGACAACGACCAGCCGCCGGTGCTGTGGGCGAACTTGGCGGCCGACCCGGCATTCGCCGACGCCGCGAACGGCGACTACCGCCTGCTCGCGAGCAGCCCGGCGATCGACGCGGGCTCGGGCCCGGTCGCGAGCGTGGACATCTCGGGCTCGGCGCGTGCCGACGGCGAGCCCGACGCGGGCACCGCCGACCTCGGCCACCACGTGGATGCGGAGCCGTCGACCGGCACGCCTCCCCCGCCCGCTCCGACGCCCACGCCGCCGGTTCCGACGCCGACGCCGCCGCCCGGCGGTGGGACGACCTACCACGTCGACTGCGCGCTCGGCAGCGACTCGAACAGCAACGCAGCCGCGCAGAATCCGGCGACGCCGTGGAAGACGCTGCAGAACGCGGTGAACCGCGTCTCCTTCGGCGACGTCATCGTGGTCGCGAACGGCACCTGCGAGATCACGAACGAGGTCGACGTCGACCGCAGCGGCATCGTGCTCCGCGCCGCCGAGCCCTTCGGCACGCTGGTGCGGCGCCACGGCAACGGCAACGCCTTCAACATCGCGGGCGACTCGGTGACGCTCGAGGGCTTCGTCATCGAGTCCGCTCAGCGCGGCGTGCTGGTCGCGAACTCGGAGAGCAGCAAGCAGATCCGCGACGTGGTGCTGCGCGGCCTGCACGTCCGCCCGCTCGACACCGAGCTCGCGGGCAACGGCATCACCGTTCGCGACGCCGAGAACATCACGATCGAGGACAGCATCGTCCACGGCGCGCTCGCCGCGGGCGTGCTGCTCAAGCGCGTGGTGAACGCCTACGTGCGCAACAACCTGGTCTACGGCAACGGCTTCAAGCCGGGCTCGCCGGACTGGGGCATCAGCTTCGACAACACCGCCGACGACGGCGGACATCCGCCCGTGTCGACCGGCAACATCGCCGCGTTCAACACGGTGTACAACAACCGGCACGGCCTGCGCTTCGTGAACACCGCCGGCGAGATCCGCGACAACATCGCGGCGATGAACACGGGCTCCGGCATCAAGTTCGATCAGGGCGGGCTCGCGACGCTGGTTCACCACAACGACTCGTTCGGCAACGCGATCAACTACGAGACGCCGAGCCCGTTCCAGCTGTGGGCGTCGAACCTGAGCGTCGACCCGCTGTTCGTCGACCCGGACAACGACGACTTCCGCCTGCAGCAGACCGCCGCCGGCGATCCGCAGCAGAGCCCGCTCGTCGACGAGGGCAGCGGTCCGGTGTCGGAGCTCGACGTCACGGGCAGCACGCGGTCCGACGGCGTCGCCGACGAAGGCATCGCCGACATGGGCTTCCACTACGGCGCGATGAGCGCCGGCGATCCCGGTGGCCCGACTCCGCCTCCGCTCGGGAGCACGTTCTACGTCGACTGCACGCTCGGCGACGACAACCACAGCAAGTGGGAAGCGCAGTTCCCGTGGAACGCGTGGCGCACGATCGCGTTCGCGATGTCGCAGATCGAGAGCGGCGAGACGGTCATCGTGCGCCCCGGCGTGTGCGAGGAGATCGTCACCATCGGCCGGCCGAACGTCACGCTGCGCGCCGAGGAGCGCGGCGCGACGATCATCGCCGCGCCGCAGGACGCGGTGGGCGTGCGCGTGCGGCGCGATGGCGTCGTCCTCGACGGCTTCGTCGTGCGCTCGAACAAGGAAGGCGTCATCGTCGCGAAGGCGAACTCGAGCGAGGCGATCGCGAACGTCCGGGTGCGCAACCTGCGCGTCGGGCCGCGCACCGCGCCGGCGATCGCGCAGAACGGCATCCGCGTGGTCGCCGGCATCGCGGTCATCGTCGAGAACAGCATCGTCGAGGACGTCGCGCAGAAGGGCATCGTCTTCAAGGGCGGCTTCGCCAACTACGCGCGCAACAACGTCGTCGTCGGCAGCGGCGAGTGGGGCATCGACTTCGACAGCGGTGACGTCGGCGACGGCTTCGTCTCGCCGGTCAACGTCGCCGCGTTCAACACGCTGTACGCGAACGGCGCGACGGGTGCGCACGGCGGCATCCGCTTCCACCGCGCGAGCGGCGAGATCCGCGACAACCTGGTGGTCGCGAGCTCGGGCATCGGCATCAAGACCGACTCGCAGCCGACCTACGTGCACCACAACGGGCTGTTCGCCAACCCGCGGCAGATCGATTTCGAGGGCGCCTCGCCGCCCGAGATCTGGTCGAACGTCGAGCAGGATCCGCTGCTCGTCGATCCGAACAACGGCGACTTCCGCCTGCAGCACACGGCGACCGGCCACGCCGCCGACAGCCCGATGAAGGACGCCGGCTCGGGTCCGCCCGCCGCGCGCGACATCTCCGGCTCGACGCGCACCGACGGCATGCCGGACGACGGCATCGCCGACATCGGCTACCACGAGGGCGCCGCGTCCACGACCGGCCTGCCCCCGATCCTGACGCCGCCGAGCGGCACGACGTACTACGTCGACGCGCAGATCGGCAGCGACACCCGGGCCGCGACCGACGCGCTGAGCCCGGCGACGCCGTGGAAGACGATCACGCGCGCGCTCGCGGCCAACGGCGCGCCGAGCGGCAGCACCGTGCTGGTGCAGACCGGCACCTACGTCGAGGCGCCGAAGAGCAGCAAGGGCGACATCGAGCTGCGCGCGGTCGGCACGGTGATCGTGCAGCCGCCGGCCGGGCAGATCGGCATCACGATCGACCACCCGGGCTTCGTCGTCGAAGGCTTCACCGTGCAGGGTGGCCAGCACGGCATCCGCGCCGCGACCGCCGACGGCGTCGTCATCCGCGACTGCACGACGCAGGGCCAGACCTTCAACGGCATCTACGTCACGGACACGAACGGCGCCGTCATCGACAGCAACGTCGTGCGCGACGCGACCCAGCGCGGCATCCTGATCGAGAAGTCGACCGGCGCCTACGTGCGCAACAACCTCGTCCGCGACAGCGGCGAGTGGGGCATCGAGTTCAAGAACGGCCCGCTGCCCGCGCCGTCGGCGAACAACGTCGTCGCCTTCAACACCGTCGTCGGCAGCGGTCGGCTGCTGGCGGCGGGCGGCATCCGCTTCGACCACACGACCGGCGAGATCCGCGACAACATCCTCGCGAGCAACTCGACCATCGGCATCGAGACCGATACCGCGCCGACGCTCGTCCACCACAACCTGATCTGGGACAGCGCGGTCGAGCTCGAGATCGAGAGCGCGCAGCCGCCGACGCTGTGGGCGAACCTCCTCGCGACCCCGCCCGGCTTCGTCGACGCCGAGGCCGGCAACTTCCGCCTGCAGCACGCGGCTGCGGGACAGCCGTCGACGAGCGCCGCGGTGAACGCGGGCTCCGGCAACGTCGGCACGCGCGACATCTCCGGCACGACGCGCTCGGACGGCGTCGCCGACGACGGCGTCGCGGACCTCGGCTACCACGCGCAGGCGCAGCCGACCGACGGCACGCCGCCGCCGTTCGCGACGCCGCCGGACGAGGTGCCGCAGCCGGGCACCGGCCCGACCTACTACGTCAACCCGACGACCGGCTCGAACGCGCGCTCGCTCGTCGAGGCGCGCTCGCCGGAGACCCCGTGGCAGACCATCGGCCACGCGATGAGCCGCGTCTCGCCGGGCGACGTGATCGTGCTGCAGCCGGGCACGTACTTCGAGCAGGCGGACTTCGCGCAGCACGCGGTCACGCTGCGTGGCGAGGGCGCGCTCGGCGACGTCGTGATCGTGCCGCCGGACGGCACGTCCGGGATCAACGTCGACACCCTGCAGAACGTCCGCATCGCGAACCTCGTCGTCCAGGGCGGCGCGCAGGGCATCACCGCGATCCGCGCCAACGGCATCCGCATCACCGGCGTCGCGGTGGTCAGCCCGTCCGCGGTCGGCATCCGGATCCGGCAGACCAACGGCGCCTGGATCGACGGCTCGATCGTCACCGGCGCGGGCACCTACGGCATCCTCCTGCCGCGCACGCGCAACGCATACGTGCACAACAACCTGATCTACGCGAACGCCGAGTGGGCCGTGTCGATCGACTCCGACGGCTTCGCGACGCAGCCCGGCAACATCGTCGCGTTCAACACCATCCACCAGAACGGCAACGGCGTCCGGCTGCTGAACGCGAGCGGCGAGATCCGCGACAACAACTTCACCGAGACCGTCGACCTCGCGCTCTACCTCGCGGGGCCGAACATCTCCGTGCACCACAACAACTTCTCGGCGAACGGTCGCGACCGCGACAAGAAGTCGGAGTACTCCGACACGATCGTGGTCTGGAACAACATCGGGAAGAACCCGCGCTACGAGAAGCCGGCGGGTGCGGACGGCATCCTCGGTGGCCTCGGCTGGGCGGACGACGACTTCCGCCTCGAGCAGCTCGACGCGGGCGGCGAGTTCGCGAGCCCGGTGGTCGACGCCGGCTCGGGCCCGGTCACGGCGCTCGACATCGGCGGCACGACGCGCGTCGACGGCGTCCCGGACACCGGCGTCGCCGACATCGGCTTCCACTACGACGCGCCGCCCGCGGTGGCGCCGCCGACGCCGGTCACGCCGCCGGCGGTGATCACCCACACCTACTACGTCGGGCCGAACGGCAACGACGCGAACAGCACCGTCACCGCGCGCAACCCGGCGACGCCGTGGAAGACGATCGCCTGGGCGCTGTCGCGCGTCGCCCCCGGCGACACGATCGTCGTGCTGCCGGGCATCTACCCCGAGATCGGCGATCTGCAGATCGTCGACGCGGGCGTGACGGTGATGGCGCAGGTGCCGGGTCAGGCGGCGATCGTGCTGCCACCCGGGCGCACGGGCTTCGTGGTCGAGCCGGGCGTCACCGACGTCACGATCGACGGCTTCCAGATCCGCAACGCGTCCAACTCCGGCATCTCGGGCAAGGAAGGCGCGAACAACCTCACGATCCGCAACTGCGCGGTGATCGGCTCGGCGAACGACGGCATCCGCGTGATCAACGTGAGCGGCGTCACGATCATGGACTCGGTCGTGGCGAGCTCGGGCGAGTCCGGGATCGCGCTGATCAACACGAGCGACGCGCTCGTGCGCAACAACCTGCTCTACGACAACGGCGAGTGGGGCCTGCACATCGACAGCACCAATGCGGCGCTCTCGACCGGCAACCTGGTCGCCGAGAACACCGCCGCCTTCAACGTGAACGGCGGCATCCGCCTCGCGAACGCGAACGGCGAGGTGCGCGACAACATCGCGGCGTACGGCAACATCGGCATCTCGATCCAGCATCCCGCGAACGCCGCGCAGGCGCTGCTGCTGCACAACGGCTTCTTCGCGGTCAACAAGCACCTCGATCCGCCGGAGTACGTGTTCTGCGGCGGCTGCGTGCAGAACCTCGAGATCGACCCGCGCTTCGTGAATCCGGCGGGCAACGACGGCGTCCGCGGCGGCAACGGCTGGGCGGACGACGACTTCCGCCTCTCGCAGATCGCGGCCGGGCAGAGCTCGCAGAGCGACGCCGTCGACTTCGGCTCGGCGAACGCGAGCGCGCTCGGGGCGACGGGCACCACCGCGACCAGCGGCGCGCCCGACGTCGGCGTGGCCGACATCGGCTTCCACTACGCGTCCTCGAGCCGCGCGCTGCCGGTGCCGCCGCCGCCCGGTGCGCCGACGCCGACCCCGAGCGCGACGCCGACCCCGACGCCCACGCCTACCCCGACGGTGACGGTCACCCCGACGCCGACCCCGACACCGACGGTCACGCCGACGCCGACTCCGACCGTGACCCCGACGCCGACGGTGACGCCGACGCCCACCGCGACGCCGACGCCGACCGCGACGCCGACGCCCACGCCGACGGCCACACCGCCGGGGATCGTGCTCTACGTGAATCCGACGCTCGGCAGCGACGCGCACACGCGCGCGCAGGCGATGTCGCCGCAGACGCCGTGGAAGACGCTACGCCACGCGGTGAACCAGGCGGTCGCGGGCGACGTGCTGATGCTCGCGCCGGGCGACTACGTCGAGAGCAACTTCGTGCAGACCCGGGCGCCGATGGTGCGGATCCGCGGCACGGGCGCCGATCGCTCGGCGACGCGCATCACCGTGTCGAACGGCAGCGACGTCTTCCGCATCCGTCATCCGGACGTGGTGATCGAGAACCTGTGGGTCGACGGCGGCCAGAACGGCATCCGGGCGTACAAGAACGCGACCAATCTGCGCCTCGACGGGCTCGCCGTCACGAACTCGGCCGTTGACGGCATCGTGGTGGAGCACGCAAGAGGCGTCGAGATCCTGCGCACGATCGTCACGGGCGCGAGCAACCACGGCATCCGCACGACCAAGGCGAGGCTCCTGCTGCTCCGCGACCTCGACGTCTACGCGAACGGCCGCAACGGCCTCGAGCTCTTCGGGGGCAACGCCGAGGCGGCCTTCCTGACCGTCCACGCGAACGGCTTCCGCGGGATCCGGGCGACCAAGATCTATCTCCACCTGCACCACAGCCTGCTCACCGACCAGGCCGTCGGCGCCGGGCTGTTCATCGGCAAGGGCAAGAAGGCGGTCACGGTCGACCACGTCCTGTTCGCCGGCAATCGCCGCGACATCAACGACACCAACCCGCCGGTCATCGTCCAGCCCCTGCCCGGCACGGTGCTGACCGGCCAGGATCCGCTCTACGTCGACCCGGACGGCGACGACGGTCAGCTCGGCGGCGCGCACTGGGCCGACGACGACCTGAGCCTCAGGCAGCCACCCGCATACGCGGAGACCAGCCCGGCGGTCGACGCCAGCACCTACCTCGCCGCCGACCTCGGGGTCACCGGATCGACGAAATCGTGGGGTGGACCTCCGGATGTCGGGCTGGCAGACTTCGGAGCACACCGATGA
- a CDS encoding enoyl-ACP reductase, whose amino-acid sequence MPLLEGARALVIGVANERSIAWGIAQALAREGARLGFTYLGETLERRVRPLAESLSADLIAPCDVQDDAQIDALFAEVDRVWGGLDVLIHAVAFANREDLSGRFLDTSRQGFHLALDVSAYSLVALARASAPRMKNGGSILTLSFAGSQRVFPNYNVMGVAKAALEAEVRYLAAELGESGIRVNAISAGPIKTLSAAGIKGFRDMLHYAGERSPLKRNVSLEDVAGMALALVGPGGAGVTGQVIYVDAGLSILGV is encoded by the coding sequence ATGCCTTTGCTCGAGGGAGCACGCGCACTCGTCATCGGCGTCGCGAACGAGCGCAGCATCGCCTGGGGCATCGCGCAGGCGCTCGCGCGCGAGGGCGCACGCCTCGGCTTCACGTACCTCGGTGAGACGCTCGAGCGTCGGGTGCGTCCGCTCGCGGAGAGCCTCTCCGCCGACCTGATCGCGCCGTGCGACGTCCAGGACGACGCGCAGATCGACGCGCTGTTCGCCGAGGTGGACCGCGTGTGGGGCGGGCTCGACGTGCTGATCCACGCGGTCGCGTTCGCGAACCGCGAGGACCTCTCGGGACGCTTCCTCGACACCAGCCGGCAGGGCTTTCACCTCGCGCTCGACGTCAGCGCCTACTCGCTGGTCGCGCTCGCGCGCGCGTCGGCGCCGCGCATGAAGAACGGCGGCAGCATCCTGACGCTGAGCTTCGCCGGCAGCCAGCGCGTGTTCCCGAACTACAACGTCATGGGCGTCGCCAAGGCCGCGCTCGAGGCGGAGGTGCGCTACCTCGCCGCGGAGCTCGGCGAGTCCGGGATCCGCGTCAACGCGATCAGCGCCGGGCCGATCAAGACGCTGTCGGCGGCCGGCATCAAGGGCTTCCGCGACATGCTGCACTACGCCGGCGAGCGCTCGCCGCTGAAGCGCAACGTCTCGCTGGAGGACGTCGCGGGGATGGCGCTCGCGCTCGTCGGACCGGGCGGCGCCGGCGTCACGGGCCAGGTGATCTACGTCGACGCCGGGCTCAGCATCCTCGGC